From the bacterium genome, one window contains:
- a CDS encoding SH3 domain-containing protein, with protein sequence MKHRIMVILSVVLVMSGGCSVITRMGIVKPPVTPATPGSSLVPAEGPIPGVPPEVEYSEYWIRNAANPDDIIMTPEQIEEFNKNNPLNGTYILDVLSLPHESVGGNARDYIAANARYLADSDLYVTGDIPLEQADRQRIIALMDTTRVPDIITLRFGVMLRRVEGKVWPTTIPLMKTPGDNEFDEGMVSTVDMGEPVALLHVSHDGRWSYVQHALYTCWVPSDAVAFGEIETIRELTEKDAFIVAVGHRVSIFATPDNEAAIGAIGMGGCLRLSAVGNDYCAVLIPGRGETGELVIRKGFVRRDSGISFGYPSFTIRNIYRQCFVLYGRRYGWGGMFEERDCSAYVLDVFRCFGFRLPRNSSRLAEASTAIISLDGMDRETRTQALINSPGGISILRMPGHVMIYLGAVDGKPYIIHDFWSWHETGPDGGTIIHRAARVAVTDLLFGEGSTRGAFIDRLTHITIIGNYTIVNP encoded by the coding sequence ATGAAGCACAGAATCATGGTGATACTGTCAGTTGTCCTGGTCATGTCGGGCGGATGCTCGGTCATAACCAGAATGGGGATTGTAAAACCGCCTGTCACACCCGCGACACCCGGGTCTTCGCTCGTTCCCGCGGAGGGCCCGATTCCCGGGGTACCTCCCGAGGTGGAATACTCGGAATACTGGATCAGAAACGCCGCAAATCCCGACGATATCATCATGACCCCCGAACAGATCGAGGAATTCAACAAAAACAATCCGCTCAACGGAACATACATTCTCGATGTGCTTTCGCTTCCCCATGAAAGCGTCGGCGGAAACGCCCGCGACTATATCGCGGCAAACGCCCGGTATCTCGCCGACAGCGACCTTTATGTAACCGGCGATATTCCCCTCGAACAGGCCGATCGTCAGCGTATCATCGCCCTCATGGATACCACCCGCGTGCCGGATATCATAACGCTCAGATTCGGCGTCATGCTCCGCCGTGTGGAGGGAAAGGTCTGGCCGACCACCATACCGCTCATGAAAACCCCCGGCGACAACGAATTCGACGAGGGCATGGTCTCCACAGTCGATATGGGAGAGCCGGTCGCCCTGCTCCACGTGTCGCATGACGGGCGATGGTCGTATGTCCAGCATGCGCTCTATACCTGCTGGGTGCCATCGGATGCGGTTGCGTTCGGCGAAATCGAGACGATACGTGAGCTTACCGAAAAGGACGCGTTTATCGTGGCTGTCGGCCACCGTGTCAGCATATTTGCCACTCCCGACAACGAGGCGGCCATCGGCGCGATCGGAATGGGGGGCTGTCTCCGTCTCAGCGCGGTCGGCAACGATTACTGCGCAGTGCTCATCCCCGGGCGGGGCGAAACCGGCGAGCTCGTGATCAGAAAAGGCTTTGTCCGCCGTGATTCCGGTATATCGTTCGGATACCCGTCATTCACCATCAGGAACATCTACCGTCAGTGTTTCGTTCTCTACGGGCGTCGATACGGCTGGGGCGGCATGTTCGAGGAGCGCGACTGTTCGGCGTACGTTCTCGATGTGTTCAGGTGCTTCGGATTCCGTCTCCCCCGCAACAGCAGCAGACTGGCGGAAGCTTCCACGGCGATCATATCGCTCGACGGTATGGATCGTGAAACCCGGACTCAGGCGCTTATCAATTCTCCGGGCGGAATTTCCATCCTCCGCATGCCGGGGCATGTCATGATCTATCTCGGCGCTGTCGACGGAAAACCGTACATCATCCATGATTTCTGGTCATGGCACGAGACCGGGCCCGACGGCGGCACAATCATACACCGCGCGGCGCGGGTTGCGGTGACCGACCTGCTCTTCGGCGAAGGCTCGACTCGCGGCGCCTTTATCGACCGTCTTACCCATATAACGATAATAGGCAATTATACAATCGTGAATCCATAG